Within the Rosa rugosa chromosome 2, drRosRugo1.1, whole genome shotgun sequence genome, the region ATGTCAAAAGATCAAACCTGTGTTCCTTTGTAATTCACTCTTAGAATTAGATGAGATATTGGGAGCAATTAAACAAAGTTAAGTTGTACAGTTGCAGGTGCTCAACAACTATATGCTTTATATGGTTAGCTTTAGGTATGAGTGTTTATGAGAGAGCAAGGTTATATGGGGTTAAAAATATAGATATATGTCTAGTGACacccaaaaattaaaaacttaGGCATGAATTTGGAAACTCCGATCCTTATTTGCCAATTGGTCTAATTCCATACCAAATATATCCTAtaaaccttttttttcttctctaaatTTTACTCTTTCCCCAGGTGCTATTTTCTTCCGCTGTTGTATAAGCAAACTGTTGTATAATCAGACTATGAATGTGTTACTAGGTTGGTAACTATGTCTAGCCCTAGATACATTTCTTGCCCCAGGTGCTATTTTCTTCCGCTGGAAGCTTGGAAATGCTAAAAGACCCGCTGGACTTGCTCTAACAATCGACCAAGATCATTGACACTATCTTCGACCCTGTTCTAGGTTGTTATATTTCTTTATGTAGTGCAATAAGGTTAATTATTAGAAAGTGGCAAACACCTAAACAAGaatgctaaaaaaaaaagagatttcCTAACAAAAAAAGTAACAAATACCACAGAAATAGATTGATCCCAAGAGATTataaacattttcattttcaattttttattttcttaaatgaaaacatgaaaattCCATAAATGGCTTCATCCATTGACTTGGTTGTGGACGGAttgtcttttaaatttcttaatttttttttaaaggcaAATTTCTTGGTCTTTTAACCTCTTTTTGTACTTGTGAAATTGAAATAAGTATTTCAGCAGGACAACAGCTCAATCAACACACATTTATCTTATTTGAAATTCTAACATTTTTCTTAGTACTGTTGTTACAGTTTCTTTTTGAATATCATCTTTTATGAAAATTGCAAGGAATTTTCTTCGACtgaacacaattcacaaaaatgTTGTCGAAGTCAATTTCAACGCTTGTTTTGGTTCCTAGAGCTCGCTTATACAAGATCAAGCTACATAGGTGTTGGAGTAACGTCTCATTTTCCAAATTTTTATTTCTGATGAtattataaaagaaaaatagaaaataaaaaaattgttaaaaaaCTTCAACGGCGAAACTATCGTCGGCAAATGGGGTCACCGTCATATAAATATGCCAACGACAGTGAAAACACTTCCAACTTCGGGAACTAGTTGATAGCTGAGAATGAAGTCAGTCCAGAAAGCACAGCAAATTTTCTCTCTCGTCTCAAAACCCAGCATCACACAACTCTCAATTCCCTTCTCCTCTTCTTCAACCATTGATTCAATCACTTCACCAAAACCAAAGCCAAAACCAACACAAACTCAAACTCTAACCCAAGAAGACCTCATAAACATCAACCTCCTCCTCCCACGCCTCTGCCTctcagaccacctcgacaccgcAACCCACCTCACCGTCACAGCCCTCCTCACAAACCCACCTCTccaatccctctctctctccattctcatCCACTCCTTCACTTCCCAACCCGACATGGCCCGGCCCATGTCACTTCTGACCCGCCTCCGCCACAACCCACCTTCCCATTCCTATCTCACTCCCATCACAACCATGCTCATTGCCTCTTATTTCAAGAGAAAGAGACCCAGAGAGGCCCTCAAGTTGTTCAACTGGATGGTGAGGCCTGGCTCCCCAGTCGTGCTTGATGAGAGAGTTTGTGCGGTTTTGGTTGGTGGGTTTTGTAGGAATGGGATGGTGCTTGAGGCTTTGAATGTTTTGAGGGCAATGTTGGGTGCGAATATCGTGCCGGGTTGCGGTTTGAGGAAGTGGGTTTATAGGGGTTTGTTGAGGGAGGCTAGGATTAGGGAGGCGTTGGAGTTGAATGAGGCTTTGGATTGTGTTGGGGATAGTGAGAAAAGTTGTGTGTCTGAGGGTTTTAGAAAGGTTTTGGCTTTATTGGATCATATGATTGATAACTGGACGGAATAGAGCAGGTATATCTGCCTTAACTTTGTTTGCAATTACATTTTATGAATACTAAGTAGGCTATAAAATGTTTGCAATAGTTGAGGATGTAGAGTACTTTGATATGACCAAAGTTTGGAATGAATCTTTTGATGAAGTAAAGTGGCCATCTGTAGCATTATCTCTGATAGGATTGTTGTTCTGGCTTTGTTTGCTGTTTGAAAAAGTTAAATGATAGTTTGTGATGTACAATGTGTTGGGGACTTCCACCCATTTTGTTGGAGGATTTTCAGTATTCTGTGAATCCTTTTGGTTGATGATGCTATGGTATAACTATTTGTTCGCTTATCCACTGTGTATTGAAAGCCATTCCTTTGTGATTCCAGGAATGGTGTCATTTCAATATCATTCGTTGTAACAGCTTATAGAGCATGTATCTGAGTAACAGTGTTGGTTGTGAGTGTGTGTGCCAAtgtgcctaagtcagtatgtcTCAACTACATAACTTTGATTTTGACAAAAAGACTGTCTAGAACAAATTGAATTATATATTCCAGCTGGAATGGTTTGAGGTATTCATTTTGTTCTCCTCAGTGTGCAAGTTGTGCGAGTCTTCGATAAATACTTAGGTCTCCTCGGTTGAAATAGATTCTGTCCTTCTAATGATATAGAAGGCTACTTTCTATAGGAAAAGATGTTGGTCTATATCAATGTTGGCCTTCTTTTGTGTGTGCTCTGGGTTTATGCAGTTCATGTTAAATGAAATATGTAGCCAACCTCTGCTAGTGGATATGCATTTGTGAGTTGCTTTGTGAACTAATTGTGGAATTCAGTGCCAGGTTCATGTACCCCTTCTCTTATTAAAAGGGGTTCATGTACATGTGGAGCCTGCTTTTTTGCTTCCTTGGTTGTTTAATCTTCTTATAATAGTGTTATTATGACAGCCTGTTGAGAAGGAGTAAGGAGTGATTGATTTGCCAACATTGCTGCTTTCTCCATGGACAATTGGGGAAAGGCTCACGCAGAGCTGTTGTATCTGGTGTTGCTCGTAAATGTTCCTTAGCTGAAGGCATAAGGAGCTACGAACTCTAGTCATGTCTTCACCACAGCATCTATTATTTCATAGTCCTCAGTGCAGAATACCAGCTTGATAGAAGCAGGACACCTGAACTTGGGGAAAATTTGTGCTCCCAATCTTTGACAGAATCACTTTTCGAAGTGCTCCTGTGGCCAAATCGTACCACCATCAATCGTGCCATCAAATGCTTAACAGACGTGCAAAGTTGTTTGTTTGCAGTGCTCTTTCAGCCTCCTTATTTTTATTTGGCCCCCCTTAGTCCCCTGAAACGGAAAGTGTAATGCTGCCATTGTGACATTGCCAAATAACACAGGCTTATAGAAGTT harbors:
- the LOC133732537 gene encoding uncharacterized protein LOC133732537 encodes the protein MKSVQKAQQIFSLVSKPSITQLSIPFSSSSTIDSITSPKPKPKPTQTQTLTQEDLININLLLPRLCLSDHLDTATHLTVTALLTNPPLQSLSLSILIHSFTSQPDMARPMSLLTRLRHNPPSHSYLTPITTMLIASYFKRKRPREALKLFNWMVRPGSPVVLDERVCAVLVGGFCRNGMVLEALNVLRAMLGANIVPGCGLRKWVYRGLLREARIREALELNEALDCVGDSEKSCVSEGFRKVLALLDHMIDNWTE